A window of Pedobacter lusitanus contains these coding sequences:
- the ilvD gene encoding dihydroxy-acid dehydratase yields the protein MSQTPELNRYSKVFTQDPTQPGAQAMLYGIGLTTEDMQKAQVGIASMGYDGNTCNMHLNDLAKIVKDGVWKNEMVGLTFGTIGVSDGMSNGTEGMRYSLVSRDVIADSIETICGGQYYDGLITIPGCDKNMPGSIMAMGRLNRPSIMVYGGSIHSGKYKGKSLNIVSAFEALGEKLAGNLSEEDYQGIIRHTCPGAGACGGMYTANTMASAIEALGMSLPYSSSYPALSEEKKQECLNAGIAIRVLLEKNILPSDIMTEKAFHNAIVTVMVLGGSTNAVLHLIAMAKSVGLTLKLEDFQRISDNTPVLADLKPSGQYLMEDVHEIGGIPAVLKYLLKVGLIHGDCMTVTGKTIAENVAEAADLNFEEQKVIFPVTHALKSTGHLQMLYGNLAEKGAVAKISGKEGERFEGPARVFEGEQKLIAGIQSGKVQRGDVVVITNVGPKGAPGMPEMLKPTSAIIGAGLGKSVALITDGRFSGGTHGFVVGHITPEAWDGGNIGLVRDNDIITIDAVTNTIQLNISDEELAQRRSEWKQLPPPVKSGVLYKYLKQVSNASEGCVTDAYTD from the coding sequence ATGTCACAAACACCAGAATTGAACCGCTACAGCAAAGTTTTCACACAAGATCCTACCCAACCAGGCGCACAGGCTATGTTGTACGGTATTGGTCTGACTACAGAAGATATGCAGAAAGCTCAGGTGGGTATTGCCAGCATGGGTTATGATGGAAACACCTGTAATATGCACTTAAATGATTTGGCTAAAATTGTTAAAGACGGCGTGTGGAAAAATGAAATGGTCGGTTTAACCTTTGGAACTATTGGAGTCAGTGATGGCATGTCCAATGGTACTGAAGGAATGCGTTATTCATTGGTATCCAGAGATGTAATTGCAGACTCTATTGAAACAATTTGCGGCGGACAATACTATGACGGCCTGATTACCATCCCTGGATGCGATAAAAACATGCCCGGATCAATCATGGCTATGGGACGTTTGAACAGACCTTCGATTATGGTTTACGGAGGTAGTATCCACTCCGGAAAATACAAAGGAAAATCACTGAATATAGTCTCGGCTTTTGAAGCATTAGGTGAGAAATTAGCAGGTAATTTATCTGAAGAAGATTATCAGGGTATCATCCGCCATACATGTCCCGGTGCAGGTGCCTGTGGCGGAATGTATACCGCTAATACAATGGCCTCTGCTATTGAAGCTTTAGGGATGAGCTTACCTTACAGCTCATCTTATCCGGCATTGAGTGAGGAGAAAAAACAGGAATGTCTGAATGCAGGAATAGCCATCAGAGTACTGTTAGAAAAAAACATTTTACCATCAGACATCATGACGGAAAAAGCATTTCACAATGCTATAGTAACTGTCATGGTATTAGGTGGTTCGACTAATGCTGTATTGCATTTGATTGCCATGGCAAAATCTGTAGGCTTAACTTTAAAACTGGAAGATTTCCAGCGTATAAGTGATAATACACCGGTGCTGGCTGATTTAAAACCAAGTGGACAGTATCTGATGGAAGATGTGCATGAGATAGGTGGTATTCCGGCTGTCTTAAAATATCTGTTAAAAGTTGGACTGATCCATGGCGATTGTATGACCGTTACTGGTAAAACCATAGCAGAAAACGTAGCCGAAGCTGCAGATCTGAATTTTGAGGAACAGAAGGTAATTTTCCCGGTAACACATGCATTAAAAAGCACAGGACACCTGCAAATGCTTTATGGTAATCTTGCCGAAAAAGGGGCAGTAGCCAAAATCAGCGGTAAAGAAGGAGAAAGATTTGAGGGCCCTGCCCGTGTATTTGAAGGAGAGCAAAAACTAATTGCAGGAATTCAAAGTGGAAAAGTTCAGCGTGGTGATGTTGTAGTGATCACCAATGTCGGTCCTAAAGGAGCTCCCGGAATGCCGGAAATGTTAAAACCAACTTCTGCAATTATAGGTGCGGGTTTAGGTAAATCAGTTGCGTTAATTACAGATGGACGCTTCTCTGGAGGTACACATGGTTTTGTAGTAGGCCATATTACACCGGAAGCCTGGGATGGAGGAAATATCGGACTGGTTAGAGATAACGATATTATCACTATTGATGCGGTTACAAACACAATTCAATTAAATATTTCTGACGAGGAACTTGCACAAAGAAGATCCGAATGGAAACAGTTACCACCACCCGTCAAAAGCGGCGTCCTTTATAAGTATCTGAAACAAGTAAGCAACGCAAGTGAAGGCTGTGTTACAGACGCCTACACTGATTAA
- a CDS encoding branched-chain amino acid transaminase has product MQYYDSATVLYLNGKFIKAAEAKTSLYSQSLHYGYAVFEGIRAYNTHNGTRIFKAKEHYDRLQRSAELMHIPFPFDKNELIKQTYKLLEKNNIKDAYIRPLVYCAPNMTLSAATEVSILICAWEWGAYLGTQLQKACVSTYQRPNPKSTHVEAKASGHYVNSILATTEAKSKGFDEAILLDMNNNIAEAPGANIFIEKNGRLYTPPLGNILAGITRATVLRLCKTLDIECIEKHLSVDDLKNADSAFFCGTAVEIAGIASVDDVTFPAIWTESLGATLQRTYKALVLEKQNYEVII; this is encoded by the coding sequence ATGCAATACTACGATTCAGCCACAGTCCTTTACTTAAACGGGAAGTTTATCAAGGCCGCAGAAGCCAAAACAAGTTTGTATAGCCAATCTTTACATTATGGCTATGCAGTTTTTGAAGGTATCCGTGCGTACAATACGCATAACGGAACCAGAATATTTAAAGCAAAAGAGCATTATGACCGCCTGCAACGTTCTGCAGAATTGATGCATATTCCTTTTCCATTCGACAAAAACGAACTGATTAAACAAACCTATAAATTACTGGAAAAGAACAACATAAAAGACGCTTATATCCGTCCTTTAGTGTATTGCGCACCTAATATGACTCTTTCTGCGGCAACAGAAGTTTCGATCCTGATCTGCGCATGGGAATGGGGAGCATATCTTGGAACACAACTGCAAAAAGCCTGTGTTTCAACGTATCAGAGACCAAATCCAAAATCAACTCATGTTGAAGCCAAAGCCAGCGGTCATTATGTGAATTCTATACTGGCCACAACTGAAGCAAAAAGTAAAGGCTTTGATGAGGCCATTCTGCTGGATATGAATAATAACATTGCTGAAGCCCCGGGAGCTAACATCTTCATCGAGAAAAATGGCAGGTTATATACTCCCCCACTGGGAAATATCTTAGCAGGCATAACCAGAGCAACGGTTCTCAGATTATGTAAAACACTTGATATAGAATGTATTGAAAAGCACTTATCGGTTGATGATTTGAAAAATGCTGACAGTGCTTTCTTCTGCGGAACAGCGGTAGAAATTGCCGGAATTGCGTCTGTAGATGACGTCACTTTCCCTGCAATCTGGACAGAGAGTTTAGGGGCAACCTTACAGCGTACCTATAAAGCATTGGTATTAGAGAAACAAAACTACGAAGTAATCATATAA
- a CDS encoding ABC transporter permease: MYKLALKIAWRNLWKNKVFSLINIGGLAIGLASCLLLLLYVNYEWSFDKQFKNINRIYSVYENDRMSDKVTTNRSYATPSQLAATAQQTIPGIEYVCRLVEGGGLLNYKNNSFNKKIIYTDPSFLKMFDYQFIKGDPVTALSSPGSVLITEETAKVFFGDEEPIGKTLKFDNRVPLTVTAVIKNLPVNQSYRFDLLSTWSFLEKEQPYLKRMDWSDGALNTLIQLKDKSSFAAADTQMRKIFMQKQNGAKYIEFFLFPFEKNHLYTSFENGKLVGGGIDQVKLYLILAASVLFIGCINYMNLSTARSEKRAREVGVRKSLGSSRRAIIWQFLAESLLLSSLAMVIAFILLEISLPYFNHLLGIEMSINYSSYGIWTILILLIVFTGFLAGSYPAFYLSSFMPVKVLKGFKGTGENTLSIRKMLVIIQFGFSICMIVCAIVVHQQTSYMRTKPLGFNKDNLVQLWRPGALRDAHKLDLFKAELMKSGAIVAATETANGVTNNAVSTEKIRWPEQQKDEQIKMQLHFSGYDFAKTIGTEMLVGRDFNQAFGNDTLSVVLNETAVKTMNLKNPIGAKIRNDDWGRTFTVIGIIKDYVYSSLGAKVEPSLYFYRTDEVVNVIVLRLNPAMNMTSSIEKIKALSLKINPGYPLEITFVSQRMAEKLQNEKVLSILSKIFGGFAIFISCLGLLGLALYVAEQRSKEISIRKVLGADLRNILILLNRDFIKLVIISNFVSIPVAYIVAYQWLQKYDYRIGISYLPFLTALLLSVFIAILSVSLQTFKVARSNPADALKYE, encoded by the coding sequence ATGTATAAACTCGCTTTAAAAATCGCATGGCGGAATCTCTGGAAAAACAAAGTCTTTTCATTGATTAATATAGGTGGACTGGCGATCGGCCTTGCCAGTTGTCTGCTTCTGTTATTATATGTGAATTACGAGTGGAGCTTCGACAAGCAATTTAAAAATATCAACCGGATATACTCAGTTTATGAAAATGACCGGATGAGTGATAAGGTTACGACTAACCGTTCATATGCTACTCCCAGTCAACTGGCTGCCACTGCTCAGCAAACCATACCCGGAATTGAATATGTCTGTCGCCTGGTTGAGGGAGGTGGTCTGCTGAACTACAAGAATAACAGTTTCAATAAAAAGATCATCTACACTGATCCTTCCTTTCTGAAAATGTTCGATTATCAATTTATCAAAGGAGATCCGGTTACTGCTTTATCTTCCCCTGGTTCCGTATTGATTACCGAAGAAACGGCAAAGGTGTTTTTTGGCGATGAAGAACCCATTGGTAAAACCCTGAAATTTGATAATCGAGTTCCTTTAACCGTGACCGCTGTGATTAAAAATTTGCCCGTAAATCAGAGTTACCGGTTTGACTTACTATCCACCTGGTCTTTTTTAGAAAAAGAACAGCCCTATTTAAAACGTATGGATTGGAGTGACGGGGCATTAAATACACTCATTCAGCTTAAAGACAAGAGTTCATTTGCAGCAGCAGATACGCAGATGAGAAAGATCTTTATGCAAAAGCAGAATGGAGCAAAATACATTGAGTTTTTTCTTTTCCCGTTTGAGAAAAACCATTTATATACTTCTTTTGAAAATGGTAAACTGGTTGGAGGTGGTATCGATCAGGTGAAATTATACCTGATACTTGCAGCCTCTGTTCTTTTTATCGGATGTATAAATTATATGAACCTGTCTACCGCACGTTCCGAAAAAAGAGCCAGAGAGGTAGGCGTCCGAAAAAGTCTAGGCTCATCCCGCCGGGCAATTATCTGGCAATTCCTGGCTGAATCTTTACTACTGTCTTCTCTGGCAATGGTTATAGCATTTATCCTGCTTGAAATCTCACTGCCCTATTTTAATCATCTTTTGGGAATTGAAATGTCCATCAATTACAGTTCCTATGGTATCTGGACGATTTTAATCCTGCTCATTGTTTTTACAGGATTTCTTGCTGGTAGTTACCCTGCATTTTACCTTTCTTCTTTTATGCCTGTTAAGGTCCTGAAAGGCTTCAAAGGTACTGGAGAAAACACCCTATCTATACGTAAAATGCTGGTTATAATTCAATTTGGCTTTTCTATCTGTATGATTGTTTGTGCAATAGTTGTGCATCAGCAGACCAGTTATATGCGTACTAAACCTCTGGGTTTTAATAAAGACAACCTGGTTCAATTATGGAGACCCGGAGCTCTACGTGATGCTCATAAGCTGGATCTTTTTAAGGCCGAATTAATGAAGTCGGGAGCTATAGTCGCTGCTACAGAAACAGCAAACGGAGTAACAAATAATGCTGTGAGTACCGAAAAAATCAGATGGCCGGAACAGCAGAAAGATGAGCAGATAAAAATGCAGCTTCATTTTTCAGGGTATGATTTTGCTAAAACTATTGGAACAGAAATGCTTGTTGGGCGGGATTTTAATCAGGCATTTGGCAATGACACTTTATCAGTGGTGTTGAATGAGACCGCGGTGAAAACAATGAATCTTAAGAATCCGATAGGGGCGAAGATCAGAAATGATGATTGGGGCAGAACCTTTACGGTTATTGGAATAATCAAAGATTATGTATACTCGTCATTAGGGGCAAAGGTAGAACCGTCATTGTATTTTTACAGAACCGATGAAGTGGTTAATGTGATTGTCCTGCGTCTTAATCCTGCGATGAACATGACCTCATCTATCGAAAAAATAAAAGCATTAAGTCTGAAAATCAATCCGGGTTATCCATTAGAAATAACATTTGTTAGTCAGCGGATGGCAGAAAAGCTCCAGAACGAAAAAGTATTGAGTATACTTTCCAAAATATTTGGTGGTTTTGCCATCTTCATTTCCTGTCTTGGATTGTTAGGGCTGGCCTTATATGTAGCAGAACAAAGGAGCAAAGAGATTAGTATCCGTAAAGTGCTGGGAGCCGATCTGAGAAATATTCTGATCCTTTTAAACAGAGATTTTATTAAGCTGGTTATTATCTCCAATTTTGTTTCCATCCCAGTAGCTTATATAGTTGCTTATCAATGGCTGCAAAAATATGATTACAGGATAGGGATCAGTTACCTGCCTTTTTTAACGGCGCTGTTATTATCTGTCTTCATTGCCATATTATCTGTAAGTCTGCAAACCTTTAAAGTGGCGAGGTCCAATCCTGCCGATGCATTGAAATACGAATAG
- the atpC gene encoding ATP synthase F1 subunit epsilon — protein MTLEILTPDKKVYEGEVTAVTVPGTMGSFQILKDHAPIISTLEDGPVIIKCKTEEQTFMIKGGVVEVLKNKIIVLAEGVA, from the coding sequence ATGACATTAGAAATATTAACACCAGATAAAAAAGTCTACGAAGGCGAAGTAACTGCAGTTACTGTACCGGGTACCATGGGATCTTTTCAGATTTTGAAAGACCATGCTCCTATTATTTCAACTTTAGAAGATGGACCAGTAATTATTAAATGTAAAACTGAAGAACAAACCTTTATGATTAAAGGTGGTGTTGTAGAAGTTTTAAAAAACAAGATTATTGTTTTAGCTGAGGGTGTAGCTTAA
- the atpD gene encoding F0F1 ATP synthase subunit beta — MPNIGKIAQIIGPVVDVSFADDAHLPQIFSALEIEKENGQKIVLEVQQHLGEDRVRAIAMDSTDGLVRGMAVADTGSPIKMPIGDQIKGRLFNVVGEAIDGINTVDKTGGKPIHNAPPRFDELSTESEVLYTGIKVIDLLEPYVKGGKIGLFGGAGVGKTVLIMELVNNIAKAYAGLSVFAGVGERTREGNDLLREFIESGVINYGEEFLHSMEKGGWDLSKVDTEKLKESKATLVFGQMNEPPGARARVALSGLTVAEYFRDGDGEGAGKDILFFVDNIFRFTQAGSEVSALLGRMPSAVGYQPTLATEMGLMQERITSTKRGSITSVQAVYVPADDLTDPAPATTFAHLDATTVLSRKISELGIYPAVDPLDSTSRILSPAILGDEHYNTAQRVKEILQRYKELQDIIAILGMDELSEEDKLTVHRARRVQRFLSQPFHVAEQFTGLKGVLVDIKETIKAFNMIMDGEVDEYPEAAFNLVGGIDDAIEKGKKLLAEANA, encoded by the coding sequence ATGCCTAACATTGGAAAAATAGCGCAGATTATAGGACCGGTAGTAGACGTGAGTTTTGCTGACGATGCTCATTTACCTCAAATTTTCTCTGCATTAGAGATTGAAAAAGAAAACGGACAAAAGATCGTTTTAGAAGTTCAACAACATCTTGGTGAAGACCGTGTACGTGCAATTGCAATGGACTCGACTGATGGTTTAGTACGGGGAATGGCTGTAGCAGATACTGGCTCTCCTATTAAAATGCCTATTGGTGATCAAATCAAGGGTCGTTTATTCAATGTTGTAGGTGAAGCTATCGACGGGATTAACACAGTTGATAAAACTGGTGGTAAACCTATCCACAACGCGCCTCCTCGTTTCGACGAACTTTCAACAGAATCAGAAGTACTTTACACTGGTATCAAAGTAATCGATTTATTAGAGCCTTACGTTAAAGGTGGTAAAATCGGATTATTTGGTGGTGCGGGTGTAGGTAAAACTGTATTAATCATGGAGCTGGTAAACAACATTGCGAAAGCATATGCTGGTTTATCTGTATTCGCTGGTGTTGGTGAGCGTACCCGTGAAGGAAATGACCTTTTACGTGAGTTCATCGAATCTGGTGTAATTAACTATGGTGAAGAGTTCCTGCATTCAATGGAAAAAGGCGGATGGGACTTAAGCAAAGTTGACACTGAGAAATTAAAAGAATCTAAAGCAACATTGGTATTCGGTCAGATGAACGAGCCTCCTGGAGCACGTGCGCGTGTAGCTTTATCAGGATTAACTGTAGCTGAATATTTCCGTGATGGTGATGGTGAAGGCGCTGGAAAAGATATCCTTTTCTTCGTTGATAACATCTTCCGTTTCACTCAGGCTGGTTCTGAAGTATCAGCACTGTTAGGTCGTATGCCTTCAGCAGTAGGTTACCAACCAACCCTGGCAACAGAGATGGGATTAATGCAGGAGCGTATTACTTCAACTAAACGTGGATCTATTACTTCTGTACAGGCGGTTTATGTACCTGCGGATGATTTAACTGACCCGGCTCCGGCTACAACGTTTGCCCACTTAGATGCAACAACAGTATTATCACGTAAAATTTCTGAGCTTGGTATCTATCCTGCTGTAGATCCACTGGATTCTACTTCACGTATCCTTTCTCCGGCTATCTTAGGTGATGAACACTATAACACTGCGCAACGTGTGAAAGAAATTTTACAACGTTACAAAGAGTTACAGGATATCATTGCGATCTTAGGTATGGACGAGTTATCTGAAGAAGATAAATTAACTGTTCACCGTGCTCGTCGTGTTCAACGTTTCTTATCACAGCCTTTCCACGTAGCTGAGCAATTTACAGGCTTAAAAGGTGTATTGGTTGACATTAAAGAAACCATCAAAGCATTTAACATGATTATGGATGGTGAAGTTGATGAATATCCTGAAGCTGCATTCAACTTAGTTGGTGGCATCGATGATGCAATTGAAAAAGGAAAGAAACTATTAGCTGAAGCAAACGCTTAA
- a CDS encoding SDR family oxidoreductase yields MKTVLVTGSNGLLGQKITEAIIAGKQFNLVATSKGGNRFKSTQGYEYAEMDILDPVSVSNVLKQYKPDAVIHTAALTNVDKCETEKELAYALNVEAVKTLITICEEYNIQLVHLSTDFIFDGANGPYKESDEPNPLSYYGQTKLEAEELIKNSGCKWAILRTIIVYGIISDESRSNIVLWAKGALEKGTPINVVNDQWRMPTLAEDLAAACLAVVEKDAQGVFNVSGKDMMSIAELVSRVADFWQLNKELITEISAGTLNQAAKRPVKTGFILDKTIKELGYAPHSFEQGLALLDQQLKDRTKEN; encoded by the coding sequence ATGAAAACAGTATTGGTTACGGGCAGCAACGGGCTTCTCGGACAGAAAATTACCGAAGCAATAATAGCCGGAAAACAGTTTAATCTGGTTGCAACATCCAAAGGTGGAAATCGTTTTAAAAGCACTCAGGGCTATGAATATGCTGAAATGGATATTCTTGATCCTGTCAGTGTCAGTAATGTTTTGAAGCAATATAAACCCGATGCGGTGATTCATACTGCGGCATTAACAAATGTGGATAAATGTGAGACAGAAAAGGAGCTGGCTTATGCACTTAATGTGGAAGCTGTGAAAACACTGATCACAATTTGTGAAGAATATAATATACAGCTTGTGCATTTGTCTACAGATTTTATTTTTGATGGAGCGAATGGTCCTTATAAAGAGTCGGATGAACCAAATCCGTTAAGCTATTATGGACAAACCAAACTGGAGGCTGAGGAGCTGATTAAAAACTCCGGATGTAAATGGGCTATCCTGCGTACTATTATTGTATATGGTATTATCAGTGATGAAAGCAGAAGCAATATTGTATTATGGGCTAAGGGCGCGCTGGAGAAAGGAACGCCGATTAACGTAGTGAATGACCAGTGGCGTATGCCGACATTGGCAGAGGACCTGGCAGCGGCATGCCTGGCTGTGGTAGAAAAAGATGCACAGGGGGTATTTAATGTTTCCGGGAAGGATATGATGAGTATTGCTGAATTAGTTTCCCGGGTAGCAGATTTCTGGCAGCTGAATAAAGAACTGATTACAGAAATTAGCGCTGGTACACTTAATCAGGCAGCAAAACGTCCGGTAAAGACTGGTTTTATACTGGATAAAACTATAAAAGAGCTTGGATATGCCCCACATAGTTTTGAGCAGGGGCTGGCTTTGCTGGATCAGCAATTAAAAGACAGGACAAAAGAAAATTAA
- a CDS encoding redoxin domain-containing protein, with product MGLQKGDQAPDFKLFSSDLKETSLADFKGKKLVLQFFPMAFTGVCTTQLCTMRDSFGFYQGMNAEVVGISVDSPFTLAKFKEEQAYQFPLLSDFNKETSTAYQSIYEEFVFNLKGVSKRAAFVIDEQGKIIYAEVLESAGDLPDFDAIKKVVEG from the coding sequence ATGGGATTACAAAAAGGCGATCAGGCTCCGGATTTTAAATTATTCAGCTCAGATTTAAAAGAAACATCACTTGCTGATTTCAAAGGAAAGAAATTAGTATTACAATTTTTCCCTATGGCATTTACCGGGGTATGTACAACACAGCTTTGTACAATGAGAGATAGTTTTGGTTTTTACCAGGGCATGAATGCTGAAGTGGTGGGTATTTCAGTGGATTCACCTTTCACGCTGGCTAAATTTAAAGAAGAACAAGCTTATCAGTTCCCTTTATTATCGGATTTTAATAAAGAAACGTCAACTGCTTACCAGTCGATTTATGAAGAATTTGTCTTTAATTTAAAAGGTGTATCAAAAAGAGCTGCATTTGTGATTGATGAACAGGGAAAAATAATTTATGCTGAGGTTTTAGAATCAGCAGGTGATCTTCCTGATTTCGATGCAATTAAGAAAGTTGTAGAGGGGTAG
- a CDS encoding site-specific integrase, with product MATITLELFTSTKLKKEGDRHPVFVTVRHNGVPRRKLVGVAHKEEWDSVNKKIKPKGRKDHIDANIHIEDEFEKYKARFKALERSVLPWVADDVFKIEVAPEGPVTFYQFAEAYLNTLKKGTFTYDGTRSRFEKVKRFASRDFMISDIDKNWIANFINHCKTKEKDKKGGVGNAKNTINHVIKFIKRVVSYSGDINKALNSHNLSYDKNIKSKLTNDEINALVKLNLREDILMYHARNIFLVQFYFRGMRIGDALRLEWSDIKDGRLQYDAGKTGNSYDMKIVEPCMNILNKYRDTGGYYIFPFLRLKEPDTTVLQFKTEVKNRTMVINRNLKEIALKCGITKTVTTHIARHSFASIADQQLGGDLKTLQGLFGHSTREMTEIYIRDIRRVDDLDDAADKVLL from the coding sequence ATGGCTACAATCACCCTTGAACTCTTCACGTCGACAAAATTAAAGAAGGAAGGCGACAGGCATCCTGTCTTTGTAACAGTCCGGCATAATGGCGTACCAAGACGTAAGCTAGTGGGGGTTGCTCATAAGGAAGAATGGGACTCGGTCAATAAAAAGATCAAGCCAAAAGGAAGAAAAGACCATATTGATGCGAACATCCATATAGAAGACGAGTTTGAAAAATACAAAGCCAGATTCAAGGCTCTTGAAAGATCTGTTCTTCCTTGGGTGGCCGATGATGTTTTCAAGATTGAAGTTGCGCCAGAAGGTCCGGTTACTTTCTATCAGTTTGCTGAAGCTTATTTAAATACACTTAAGAAAGGTACGTTTACTTACGATGGCACCAGATCCAGATTTGAAAAGGTTAAACGATTTGCTTCAAGAGATTTTATGATCTCAGATATTGATAAAAACTGGATAGCAAATTTTATAAATCATTGCAAGACAAAAGAGAAAGATAAAAAAGGAGGTGTTGGGAACGCTAAGAATACCATTAACCATGTTATAAAATTTATCAAACGTGTTGTAAGTTACTCGGGGGATATTAACAAAGCGCTAAATTCACATAATCTATCTTACGACAAAAACATTAAGAGCAAGCTTACTAATGATGAAATAAATGCCTTGGTAAAGCTTAATTTAAGAGAAGATATTCTTATGTATCATGCCCGTAACATATTTTTAGTCCAGTTTTATTTTAGAGGGATGCGAATCGGAGATGCGCTTCGTTTGGAATGGTCTGACATCAAAGACGGACGACTTCAATATGATGCCGGTAAAACCGGTAATTCTTATGATATGAAGATTGTGGAGCCGTGTATGAATATTTTGAATAAATACAGGGATACCGGGGGTTATTACATTTTTCCATTTCTAAGATTAAAAGAGCCAGATACAACTGTTCTGCAGTTTAAAACAGAGGTGAAAAATAGAACAATGGTTATCAATAGAAATCTGAAAGAAATTGCCCTTAAATGTGGTATTACAAAAACGGTAACTACACACATTGCAAGGCATTCATTTGCAAGTATTGCCGATCAGCAGCTGGGCGGTGACCTTAAGACATTACAGGGTTTATTTGGTCATTCTACGAGAGAAATGACCGAGATATACATCAGGGATATCCGGAGAGTTGATGATCTGGACGATGCTGCAGACAAGGTGCTACTTTAA
- a CDS encoding helix-turn-helix domain-containing protein produces the protein MRNNHTEVDQKIGKRFHLVRRHLELTQAEMAAICEIKQSMISYIEGGKRDLPTNAIQNLFLKKNISPTYLLTGGDNMEFNKPTDTQISGKIKNMEADIEILKAEIERLKTPVLK, from the coding sequence ATGCGCAATAACCATACAGAGGTAGATCAAAAGATCGGTAAACGATTCCACCTAGTAAGGAGGCACCTAGAGCTTACACAGGCTGAAATGGCAGCTATTTGCGAGATAAAGCAAAGTATGATTTCTTACATCGAAGGAGGGAAGCGCGATCTGCCAACTAATGCAATACAAAATCTTTTTCTTAAGAAAAACATATCGCCTACCTATCTACTTACCGGCGGTGATAATATGGAGTTTAATAAGCCTACAGACACACAGATAAGTGGCAAAATAAAAAATATGGAGGCAGATATAGAGATCTTAAAAGCAGAAATTGAAAGACTTAAAACGCCTGTGTTAAAGTAG